In Coturnix japonica isolate 7356 chromosome 11, Coturnix japonica 2.1, whole genome shotgun sequence, the sequence GCCAGAGCCAGCCGTGATTAATCCTACTGCTGCCACCTCCTGTGTACAGGTCAGTGACTTGCTCAGCTTGGCTTATAAGCTCTCAGTCCTAAATCACATCCTGCTGGGATCCTGGATGTGTCGGTGTCACTGATGTATTAAATATTGCActcttgcttttctgcattGGCATGGGTGCTCCAAAGACTGAAGCACAGGGGTAATGGGGATTGCAAATGGGGTGACAGCCACATGCAAAATGTGCTCATGCTACCTGTAATGGATCTCTGCCTTGTGTGCCTGGAGGACTTTTAGCTCTCAATCAGTAATCTGGGAGGTTTAAGCCTACATGATATTATAAGCAATCTGGGAATGCATCACTTTCTGGCTCTTCCTATAGCACCTACTGCAATTAATTGCACAGCAGGGCTTTCTGTGCTTatgccaaaaaaagaaaaaagaccatCAGAACATACaatattacaaaaaagaaactaaTCTGCCTTCCTGTCCTGGTTCTGCTAGAGGAGAATGCTGTCCCTGCCAGGCAGCAAAAAGCAACTTCGATCTTTaagggcagcagctcccattgcAAACATTCCTGGGACTTAGCAGCCAGCCAGCCCACAACTCCACATGCAGAGGTAAGCACCCATGTGTCTGAGCTCTCACTTCTGCATGTAGCTGTGGACAAGCCTTCTACCACCCCTATGCATCTACGTACCGTGTGTTTCGCCCTGCAGGCATATTAGCAAAGTGTGAATTACAGCAACATGAAGAGTTACAGTGTGTGTAGCATTGCAAGGCCATTGTCAAAGTACAAAGATCAAGTGCTCAAAACGAACTCATTTTATGCTGAGCCAGGGTGTATGAAAAAGCCAGCTCCCGTCTTGCAATTCAGCTTAAAATCAAGTAAACTGTATAGGCATGTGCAAGAGGATCTTACCTTGGAAGTCTCTCTTGAATTCTAGCAGGAAAGAATTGTTCCGGTTTTGGATGCAAACCATTCCCTGGGCAAGGATTTACACTGTTACAGCCCCGTTGTGGTGGGCAGTGGTGTCATGCAGATAAGAAAATCTGCCTCCAGGAAGCTGTGAGAGCAAACAGCAGTTTACATGGCTGCTACCTGCCCATATTCCCTAACACTGATGTTTTCATGCTGCAGTCTTATCCTACATAAACTTTTTAGAAGCAATAGATACTCATCTCTATTACACAGTCATTAGTGAGGTCTGGAGCAGAGGAAGCCATAGCACAAGCTTTTTGCTTTGAGTTTCCCAAGCCCCCCCTGCCTGTGCCCCACGGAGGCTCCCAAAGGCTTATACACCACAGGGATCCCAACACTGGAGATGGGCTGCATGGAGACCACCAGGGCTTTGGCTCATAACAGGGATGGATGGGCACTTACTTGAAAGCCACTGTCAACTTCATGAGATTCACCAGATTAAGGGACTCACTTTGCTCCTCCTGGGCACAAAAGTACAGCTTGATACCATCATAAGAAAGAGATGCTTCTATCTGGCTATGCAGAATTGCTGGAAatgggagcagagagaaaaatgaggcAGAAAACCACAGGATGGGCTTAGCAGCGTGCACATTCTGCATCTATTTGGTGGCATGGCTCTGTACAATCAGTGTTTCCTAGGAGATTCTGCCAGAGATGAGTGCTCTTGTCctaaaaagagatggaaaaaaacacccacaaaaaaaaccagaacacaTAAAATGCAGCATCAAATACACTTTTTTCATGTAGCCTCTTTGGGTCCTTCTGAAGctcaaatgtttatttcttattcCCTCCTTGTGATAGTACTCTGTTTTATCGTATTTTCCTGTGTTGCACAGTCTGAATCTTGGTACTAGTGCaaatcagcagaaatacagctaaGTTAAATGTGTTCTGCTGATGGCTTCAAAGCTGGGGTTAAGGTCTAGAGACAATGTCATCTGATGCACTCACCTTCCAGCTCAAGGGCGGTTTTACTTACGTGTTCAAGGTGGGATTTTCAAAAGCTCCCTGCACTCTCAGAAATTGGATCTAACTGCTGGTCACTTCTAGGAGAGCAGGTGGACCAAAACTGAGGGTAGTTGCTGGGAAATAATCTCTCCTGTGTCATCTGTGTCAAAGGATTGTTGGAAAACCTTCCTGGGGAACATATGAGTGatttcaaggaggaaaaaaaatcagacctTTTTGGAACTTCATACAGTCCTTTGCAGATTATAAAATCAttctgtggaaaacaaacagacaaacaaaaacatatttggaATGGGAAAAAGTCAAGAGAAATCTAAATTAAAGGCAAGTCAGACACCAAATCGGTCAGTGGATTAAAAGTGTTATAGGGAACCTTCTGCATCTCTGCCATGCAGCCATTACAAATTACAGTCTCTTCCTGCTAATAGAAAGTGGATGAGAgacatgaaaacacaaaatacatgCAGTAATTTCAGTTGAATTCATTGGCTTGTAAAAGCTTACAGAAGAAACCAAAAGCCACTGGACACATCTTGAAggtatttgaaataattatcaATTCTCCTGGCTGTTAGGTTAGAAAAGTTAACAATCCCTCCTTTTCAACAGACGGAGTCAAAGCTCTGCCTGAACTCCACAGGGAAACTAAAGagattaagaaaacaacaatcCACTTCACATGGAAGCTTGTCTGAAACAGTGACACACTGAGAAGTTAATCCCGGTTAGCTGAAGCCATGAATGCAAAGGTTCCCTGTTAAATTATCTGTGTGATAGAGTTACTTAACTATTACAGCAAAAGCAATAGCAAAACATTGCTGTGACTTCCACCGGTGCAGGATAACAGCTTGTTTGCAAACCTCGTTTGCCAGTTTCCTAAAGTTTTTGTCACATGGACATTCACACAGAGCCAAAGATTCTGTTGTGCCGTGTGTTCCTGTAGCAGAGACACCCAACTGTGCTGAAAACAGTGTCTGAGAGATAAAGCTTTACTGTTATCTGCTCCTGTTCtcatctctttgtttttaaagaaatacagatgatAGAAGCAGCTCTGGCCTGTACTCATCTCCCACCAAAGACACGTGTCTTTCAAATCTTCAGATTTGAAAGCCTCAGATACATTTGCAGGCTGGTTAACCTGTACTACAGAAACAGGAGGGAACCCCTTGAGAGCTGCACAACAGTAACTGGCTATTTTCCTGCTCACACAGGTGAAATGAACATTCAAGAGTATTTCTCAAGAATTTCTTTTGATGGCTCCCATAAGGATGCAGACTTGCAAACCTTAACAGCCATCTTCCAGCATCACATCCAGGCGATTCCTTTTGAAAACCTCAGCATGCACTGCGGAGAGACAATTGACCTGGATTTGCAATCTACTTACAATAAGATCGTGAAAAAGAAGCGTGGTGGATGGTGCATGGAAACAAACTACCTTTTATTTTGGGCTTTGCAAGAAATGGGGTATGACGTCTGCATCCTTGGAGGAAAGAGTTATGACCCAGCAAAGAAGGCGTACATCGATCAAATAAATCACATCCTACTGAAGGTTGTGATCAAGGGAAGTTCCTACATAGTAGATGCTGGTTTTGGTGGTGGTCCCTACCAAACATGGCTGCCAATGTTGCTGATTTCTGGGAAGGATCAACCCCAGATTCCTGGCATCTTCCGCTTCACGGAAGACAACGGCATCTGGTACTTGGAGAAAGTCAAGAGGAAACATTATGTTCCAGAGGGAAGTGTTCCTCTCACCGATACTCCAGAAATGGGCAATATCAGAAAACTATATTCATTCACTCTTGAGCCAAAGCACATAGATGACTTCCAGGAGCTAAACACATACCTACAAGTGTGTCCAGACACCATACTTCAGAAGAAATCAATATGCAGCCTCCAGACCACTGAAGGGTTTTATGCCTTAGTTGGATGGACCTTCTCTGACATGAAGTACAAATACAAAGAGGACACAGACCTGCTGCAGACTACAACCCTCACAGATGAAGAGGTGGAGAAGACACTGAAAGACAAATTCAACATAGTGTTAGAGAACAAATTGATACCAGTAAATGTTCGTGGCTTGCCACCTAATCTGGTGGATACCATATAATTCACAACACAGCTAAATGAGTCTTTAAATGTTTCAATATTGAAACATCTAAAACTAACATTAATGGTATTAATATATTCTAAAAAGTCAGCTAATTAGATGAACAGAAAGCTTGTTAAATTCAAGTGTATTGTTAGTTAACTGCCTGTACtgactttgtattttttcttacacTTCTTTAGAAACTAAAATCTCTTATTTCCTTTAGTCTTCCCATGAGGAAATTGTATTTTGTCTCccttaaattttgttttaactcTCTGtatctcatttgctgcagcaaaaaagaacaaaactaaaagaaatctgaagtatAAAATGAGACCAAAATTATCTGGGATGAAAAGCTGTATTACCATTTTACACAGAAG encodes:
- the LOC107319387 gene encoding arylamine N-acetyltransferase, liver isozyme — its product is MNIQEYFSRISFDGSHKDADLQTLTAIFQHHIQAIPFENLSMHCGETIDLDLQSTYNKIVKKKRGGWCMETNYLLFWALQEMGYDVCILGGKSYDPAKKAYIDQINHILLKVVIKGSSYIVDAGFGGGPYQTWLPMLLISGKDQPQIPGIFRFTEDNGIWYLEKVKRKHYVPEGSVPLTDTPEMGNIRKLYSFTLEPKHIDDFQELNTYLQVCPDTILQKKSICSLQTTEGFYALVGWTFSDMKYKYKEDTDLLQTTTLTDEEVEKTLKDKFNIVLENKLIPVNVRGLPPNLVDTI